One genomic segment of Tubulanus polymorphus chromosome 4, tnTubPoly1.2, whole genome shotgun sequence includes these proteins:
- the LOC141903580 gene encoding A disintegrin and metalloproteinase with thrombospondin motifs like, translating to MLLVLFSCSVFTSMVLGVDVKNLAVYDVTRRSLSESETHPELLAFRLEFPEDSVILHLQRRDSLNVHQAPVFVTGEDGELKRLQREKPESVPYQSLDKRAAVTVTTKRTDSGRVQRSLMGTFDLNGDGNVYCIERSEQPVSDDKKRDVTENNDGVIHTITKRTLKIDSDEEIDIFRRKKTTYPTYYVELFVLIDFSTYSLYGKNLQKTIEHYSQVVNGIDLIFGAIEDPALQIRIRVTGFFVAQSAEAAPWTDSSPFKETTKRGYKIKPGDVKKLAKVWLEERAGKLPTYDHVQLYTGIPLRSIKPDGTVSAAAGVSGGVCGNSASLVRSAPKDIIRTGPAHEIGHSLGAKHDTKYESECPKKVGSVMGGGPPYTFSKCAIRDMKKKMEKLNKKNANCLLNRGFNEKGYAKIIEKLPGQFYSADEQCKMKRGPKSVNCVSKGGFNCDNLMCADDNGRCYQEKLPPAYGTSCGNKMWCIRGKCSYDEKAPEN from the exons ATGTTGTTAGTTTTATTCTCTTGTTCAGTTTTTACTTCGATGGTTTTAG GTGTTGATGTGAAGAATTTAGCAGTTTACGATGTAACGAGGCGAAGTTTATCAGAGTCTGAAACTCATCCGGAGCTGTTGGCGTTTCGATTAGAATTTCCTGAAGATAGCGTTATCTTACATCTACAAAGACGCGACTCGTTAAATGTCCACCAGGCACCGGTTTTTGTAACTGGTGAAGAtggtgaattaaaaagattacaACGAGAAAAACCG GAGAGCGTACCTTACCAGTCATTAGATAAAAGGGCTGCGGTTACTGTCACTACAAAACGAACCGACAGTGGACGCGTACAACGAAGTCTG ATGGGAACATTTGATTTGAATGGAGATGGGAATGTTTACTGCATTGAAAGGTCCGAGCAACCTGTATCAGATGATAAAAAGAGGGATGTAACCGAGAACAATGATGGGGTAATTCATACTATAACGAAAAGaactttgaaaattgattcag ATGaggaaattgatatttttcgacGCAAAAAAACCACTTATCCAACTTACTACGTTGAACTATTCGTATTAATCGACTTTTCAACATATTCACT CTATGGAAAGAATCTACAAAAGACGATTGAGCATTATTCACAGGTTGTGAACGGA ATTGATCTGATATTCGGTGCTATTGAAGACCCTGCGTTACAAATACGTATTCGTGTTACTGGTTTCTTCGTCGCTCAG AGTGCAGAAGCAGCCCCTTGGACAGATTCGTCTCCGTTCAAAGAAACTACCAAACGTGGGTATAAGATAAAACCAGGTGATGTTAAAAAACTAGCAAAAGTATGGTTAGAGGAACGAGCTGGTAAACTACCCACCTACGACCATGTTCAACTATACACGGG TATACCTTTGAGGTCAATAAAACCCGACGGAACAGTTTCGGCAGCTGCAG GCGTATCGGGAGGCGTTTGTGGTAATTCAGCCTCACTTGTTCGATCAGCCCCAAAGGATATTATCAGAACTGGCCCTGCTCATGAAATTGGACACAG TTTGGGAGCCAAGCATGATACTAAGTACGAATCCGAATGCCCTAAAAAAGTTGGTAGTGTTATGGGAGGTGGACCACCTTATACGTTCTCAAAATGCGCAATTCGAGACATGAAAAAGAAGATGGAAAAACTCAACAa GAAAAATGCGAACTGTTTATTGAATAGAGGGTTCAATGAAAAGGGATACGCTAAAATCATTGAGAAACTTCCTGGACAGTTCTACAGTGCTGATGAGCAGTGCAAGATGAAAAGGGGACCAAAGTCAGTCAATTGTGTTTCG aaaGGGGGATTTAATTGTGATAACCTCATGTGTGCAGACGATAATGGAAGATGTTACCAAGAAAAACTTCCCCCAGCGTATGGAACATCATGCGGTAACAAAATG TGGTGTATTCGTGGAAAATGCTCGTATGACGAGAAAGCACCCGAAAATTAA